A genome region from Penaeus monodon isolate SGIC_2016 chromosome 14, NSTDA_Pmon_1, whole genome shotgun sequence includes the following:
- the LOC119581178 gene encoding ras-related protein Rab-8A-like isoform X2: MAKTYDYLFKLLLIGDSGVGKTCVLFRFSEDAFNSTFISTIGIDFKIRTIELDGKKIKLQIWDTAGQERFRTITTAYYRGAMGIMLVYDITNEKSFDNIKNWIRNIEEHASADVEKMVLGNKCDMNDKRQVSRERGEQLAIEYGIKFMETSAKASINVEDAFFTLARDIKAKMEKKLEASNPPKGGHTIKPNEPPRKPISSWLAKCTIL; the protein is encoded by the exons ATGGCGAAAACTTACGACTATCTCTTTAAACTTTTATTAATCGGTGATTCAGGCGTTGGAAAGACATGTGTACTCTTCAGATTTTCAGAGGACGCCTTCAACTCCACGTTTATCTCCACAATAG GCATCGACTTCAAGATCCGAACTATTGAGTTGGATGGGAAGAAGATCAAGCTCCAAATATGGGACACAGCCGGCCAGGAACGCTTCAGGACCATAACCACAGCCTACTACCGAGGGGCCATGGGGATCATGCTGGTCTACGACATCACGAATGAGAAGAGCTTTGACAATATCAAAAACTG GATAAGGAACATTGAAGAGCATGCATCAGCAGATGTTGAGAAAATGGTCCTTGGCAATAAATGTGATATGAATGACAAGAGACAA GTATCTCGAGAACGAGGAGAGCAACTGGCCATAGAGTATGGGATAAAATTTATGGAGACATCAGCCAAGGCTTCCATTAATGTTGAAGACGCTTTTTTCACCCTTGCACGTGATATTAAGGCCAAGATGGAGAAGAAATTG GAGGCCAGCAATCCCCCCAAGGGCGGCCACACGATCAAGCCCAATGAGCCCCCCCGCAAGCCCATCAGTAGTTGGCTGGCCAAGTGCACCATTCTATGA